One stretch of Lytechinus variegatus isolate NC3 chromosome 17, Lvar_3.0, whole genome shotgun sequence DNA includes these proteins:
- the LOC121431458 gene encoding proteasome subunit beta type-2-like — protein sequence MEFLLGIQGPDYVLLASDMNAGRSVFVFKHDQEKMFPLSSKLLMLCAGESGDTVQFAEYIQKNIQLYKIRNGYELSPKAAANFTRKNLADFLRSRTPYQVNLLLAGHDETDGPCLFYMDYLGSLQQVPFAAHGYGSYFTLSILDRHYRRDMTREQAVEVLKNCLLEVQKRFIVNLPTFKIRIVDKDGIHDLPNLPIPASTA from the exons ATGGAGTTTCTTTTAGGTATTCAGGGTCCTGATTATGTTCTACTTGCATCCGACATGAATGCAGGAAGAAGTGTTTTCGTGTTCAAACATG ACCAAGAGAAGATGTTTCCATTGAGCAGTAAGCTGCTCATGCTGTGTGCTGGTGAATCCGGAGATACAGTCCAGTTTGCAGAGTACATACAGAAGAATATTCAGCTGTACAAGATCAGGAATG GTTATGAACTGTCACCAAAAGCAGCCGCTAACTTCACAAGGAAAAACCTTGCAGACTTCCTCCGTAGTAGG ACACCATACCAGGTGAACCTGTTGTTAGCCGGTCATGATGAGACGGATGGACCTTGTCTGTTCTACATGGACTACCTTGGCTCCCTCCAACAGGTGCCCTTTGCTGCCCACGGCTATGGATCTTACTTCACACTCAGTATCCTCGACAGGCACTACAGGAGAG ATATGACACGGGAACAGGCTGTTGAAGTGctcaagaactgtttattagaG GTCCAAAAGAGATTTATCGTCAACCTCCCAACGTTCAAGATCCGCATCGTTGACAAGGATGGTATTCACGACCTACCCAACCTCCCTATACCAGCTTCAACAGCCTAG